The sequence GCATAATATTTCAGGTTCTATGCTTGCAAATTTTTGGTCACAGAGAGATCCTGAAATATAAACTCAATTAAAGTATATTAGGAGGTTTTAGTAAAAAATGGGTTTAAAGGTTGCCGTAGTCGGTGCTACGGGAGTTGTGGGTTCTAAGATGCTTTCAATTCTTGAGGAAAGAAGTTTTCCTGCAGAAGAGGTTAAAGCTCTTGCTTCTGCTAAATCTGTTGGTAAAAGACTTTTATATAAAGGTAGGGAAATTGTTGTAGAGTTAGCAAGACCTGAAGCTTTTGAGGGCGTGAATATAGCTTTATTTTCTGCTGGTGGAGAACTTTCAAAAGAACTTGCTCCTGAAGCTGCAAAAAGAGGATGTGTAGTAATTGATAATAGTAGTGCTTGGCGTATGGATCCTGATGTTCCTCTTGTGGTTCCTGAGGTAAATGAGAACGATGTTTTTAAAAATAAAGGAATAATTGCTAATCCAAATTGTTCTACTGCTCAATTAGTTTTGGTGCTTTGGCCCTTACACAAGAGATATGGTTTAAAAAGAGTTGTAGTTTCTACATATCAAGCTGTTTCGGGTGCTGGCAAGAAAGGCATTGATGATTTAAACAATCAAATTGATGCTATAGTTAATGGGAAAGAAATAGTTTGTAAGAAATTTCCTTATCAAATTGCTTTTAACTGCATCCCTCATATTGATGTTTTTAAAGAAAACGGTTATACAAAAGAAGAAATGAAAGTAATCGAAGAAAGTAGAAAGATTATGCACATTGATAATCTGGCAATTACTTGTACTGCAGTTAGAGTGCCTGTTTTGAATTCTCACAGTGAAAGCGTTAATGTAGAACTAGAGAAAGAGTTTGATTTAGATGAAGTTAGGGATCTTTTTTCTAAGTCTCCTGGAATTAAACTCTACGATGATTATACAAAAAACGTATATCCTATGCCTATAATAGCTACCAACAAAGATGAGACTTTTGTAGGACGAATTAGAAGAGATTTTTCAGTTAAAAATGGCTTAAATCTTTGGGTTGTATCAGATAATTTAAGAAAGGGTGCGGCACTGAATGCTGTTCAGATT comes from Thermodesulfobium acidiphilum and encodes:
- a CDS encoding aspartate-semialdehyde dehydrogenase codes for the protein MGLKVAVVGATGVVGSKMLSILEERSFPAEEVKALASAKSVGKRLLYKGREIVVELARPEAFEGVNIALFSAGGELSKELAPEAAKRGCVVIDNSSAWRMDPDVPLVVPEVNENDVFKNKGIIANPNCSTAQLVLVLWPLHKRYGLKRVVVSTYQAVSGAGKKGIDDLNNQIDAIVNGKEIVCKKFPYQIAFNCIPHIDVFKENGYTKEEMKVIEESRKIMHIDNLAITCTAVRVPVLNSHSESVNVELEKEFDLDEVRDLFSKSPGIKLYDDYTKNVYPMPIIATNKDETFVGRIRRDFSVKNGLNLWVVSDNLRKGAALNAVQIAESLINKK